One window of the Dehalococcoidales bacterium genome contains the following:
- a CDS encoding glycerol-3-phosphate acyltransferase, with the protein MDIWLKFVILVAAAYLVGAMPLSYLAGRSRGIDLRKQGTQQVGGGNLWRTTSRALGLSIGIFDFFKGMMMIIIAWRVGLDPGLQFAVGLATVAGHNWPVFLRFHGGRGIATSLGIIIILPMLNTDEITTWPLVIFFTVGVAGLVIARRTPVPILLGLISLPVTSKVVDDPPSLTFAYLALLLIIVIKRLTAQKSSEKIQTGMGRVLWNRLLFDRDIRDRSAWVHRELPPKKESGA; encoded by the coding sequence ATGGATATCTGGCTTAAATTCGTGATACTGGTAGCCGCCGCCTACCTGGTAGGTGCGATGCCGCTGTCCTACCTCGCCGGGCGGTCGCGCGGCATAGACCTGCGCAAACAGGGCACCCAGCAGGTGGGCGGGGGCAATCTCTGGCGGACCACCTCCCGCGCCCTCGGCCTGTCTATCGGCATTTTCGACTTCTTCAAAGGCATGATGATGATCATCATCGCCTGGAGGGTGGGGCTGGACCCCGGCCTCCAGTTCGCGGTAGGCCTGGCCACGGTGGCCGGCCACAACTGGCCGGTCTTTCTCCGCTTCCACGGGGGGCGGGGCATCGCCACCAGCCTGGGCATTATCATCATCCTGCCGATGCTCAATACCGACGAGATAACCACCTGGCCGCTGGTAATCTTTTTCACCGTGGGGGTGGCCGGGCTCGTTATCGCGCGGCGCACGCCCGTGCCCATACTTTTAGGTCTGATTTCCCTGCCTGTAACCAGTAAAGTGGTGGACGACCCGCCGTCGCTTACCTTCGCCTACCTGGCGTTGCTGCTGATTATCGTCATCAAACGCCTCACCGCCCAGAAGTCCAGCGAGAAAATCCAGACCGGCATGGGGCGCGTCCTCTGGAACCGCCTGCTCTTCGACCGGGATATCCGGGACCGGAGCGCCTGGGTGCACCGGGAACTGCCCCCCAAGAAGGAAAGCGGGGCATGA